ATTAGCTGTCGGAATATTTTTTAACAATTTAGCTGTGTTTTCAATACTGTCTCCAGTGCTGGCTGCTTTAACCAGAATCTCGAATAAAGTTTGTTGGTCACAGGCTCCTTGCGTTTCAATCGAAAAATTTTCTACTAAACACTGAATAACCTCATCAAGAGTTTCTGAGTCGGTTAAAACGAGTTCTTCTGTAGACTCGCCCCGCGTGGCTTTTGTTAGAGATGAAACAGTCAATTTTTTCAGCCAATATGCTACACACTACTTTCATCATTTCATATTTTGATCCAGTGCAAATTATGATAACTATTTCTTATATATTTGGTATTCTATAGTACATGAGTATCTGTCGTATTTTGTTAGTGATGCCTGCTGCGTCTGTAGCAATAGCGTCAGCACTCCGTAAAAATCACTCTTTGGGAAAAACTTTTTGGTTTACTGAGTTTGATCTTTAAAAGGATTTGATCTTTAAAAAGAAAAGATACGTAGGGTGTGTTAGCGACATTCCAAAGCACCATTATCAAAGATTTTGTGCATTCAAGATTCCATCTTATCACGCTAAAATACTTATTTTTGTATGGCTACTCATGCTATAAAAAATACAATATTAATCATAGGTAAAATACAATAGCAATCATATAAAAAATACAATAGTAGTCATATAGACAAAATATGTAATGTGCTTTTTAGATATTTCAAGGTAATTTTTAATGGATAATTTTACCACTTAGGATTTGCTAATAGATCGTAGAGTGGCGTTAGATGTATATACATAAAACCTTTACACAGTAATAATTTTAGGGATATTAAACATTAATAATATGCAATAAACAAGCGTTATCCTATAAATTTATTACTGACTAACTTTCTTAGCAGTCTCTAAGGTTAAAAAAATATTATGCTATCCAGATTTTCTACGTATTGATGATTTACCACGATGTATATTTTTACCTAGTTCATTTGTCTCTCATTTTCTGTGACTCATAAACTTTACATTTCTTGACAGAGTTTTACTTTACATCATAAAAATTAGATGATAGTTTGTTTAAGGGTTAAGTAATTGCTTAACCGATAGTCATAAAACTAACAAAAAGGAATTAAAAAAATGGCAGTTGAAAAGACCAATTCTTCCTCCAGCTTGGCAGAAGTTATTGATAGAATCCTTGACAAAGGTATCGTAATTGACGCTTGGGTTCGTGTTTCCTTAGTTGGTATCGAACTATTAGCAATTGAAGCTCGGATCGTTATCGCTTCCGTTGAAACCTACTTGAAGTATGCTGAAGCAGTTGGTTTAACCCAATCAGCAGCAGTACCTGCTTAATTTAATTAAGCAAGTTACCAAGTAGGAGAATAACCATGACTCATATTTATAGTTATTCTCCGCATTTCCCAAATTTCCGACAATAAATCACAAGGAATTAAAAAAATGGCAGTTGAAAAAACCAATTCTTCCTCCAGCTTGGCAGAAGTTATTGATAGAATCCTTGACAAAGGTATCGTAATTGACGCTTGGGTTCGTGTTTCCTTAGTTGGTATCGAATTACTAGCAATTGAAGCTCGGATCGTTATCGCTTCCGTTGAAACCTACTTGAAGTATGCTGAAGCAGTTGGTTTAACCCAATCAGCAGCAGTACCTGCTTAATTTAATTAAGCAAGTTACCAAGTAGGAGAATAACCATGACTCATATTTATAGTTATTCTCCGCATTCCCCAAATTTCCGACCACAAATAACAAGGAATTAAAAAAATGGCAGTTGAAAAAACCAATTCTTCCTCCAGCTTGGCAGAAGTTATTGATAGAATCCTTGACAAAGGTATCGTAATTGACGCTTGGGTTCGTGTTTCCTTAGTTGGTATCGAATTACTAGCAATTGAAGCTCGGATCGTTATCGCTTCCGTTGAAACCTACTTGAAGTATGCTGAAGCAGTTGGTTTAACCCAATCAGCAGCAGTACCTGCTTAATTTAATTAAGCAAGTTACCAAGTAGGAGAATAACCATGACTCATATTTATAGTTATTCTCCGCATTCCCCAAATTTCCGACCACAAATAACAAGGAATTAAAAAAATGGCAGTTGAAAAAACCAATTCTTCCTCCAGCTTGGCAGAAGTTATTGATAGAATCCTTGACAAAGGTATCGTAATTGACGCTTGGGTTCGTGTTTCCTTAGTTGGTATCGAATTACTAGCAATTGAAGCTCGGATCGTTATCGCTTCCGTTGAAACCTACTTGAAGTATGCTGAAGCAGTTGGTTTAACCCAATCAGCAGCAGTACCTGCTTAATTTAATTAAGCAAGTTACCAAGTAGGAGAATAACCATGACTCATATTTATAGTTATTCTCCGCATTCCCCAAATTTCCGACCACAAATAACAAGGAATTAAAAAAATGGCAGTTGAAAAAACCAATTCTTCCTCCAGCTTGGCAGAAGTTATTGATAGAATCCTTGACAAAGGTATCGTAATTGACGCTTGGGTTCGTGTTTCCTTAGTTGGTATCGAATTACTAGCAATTGAAGCTCGGATCGTTATCGCTTCCGTTGAAACCTACTTGAAGTATGCTGAAGCAGTTGGTTTAACCCAATCAGCAGCAGTACCTGCTTAATTTAATTAAGCAAGTTACCAAGTAGGAGAATAACCATGACTCATATTTATAGTTATTCTCCGCATTCCCCAAATTTCCGACCACAAATAACAAGGAATTAAAAAAATGGCAGTTGAAAAAACCAATTCTTCCTCCAGCTTGGCAGAAGTTATTGATAGAATCCTTGACAAAGGTATCGTAATTGACGCTTGGGTTCGTGTTTCCTTAGTTGGTATCGAATTACTAGCAATTGAAGCTCGGATCGTTATCGCTTCCGTTGAAACCTACTTGAAGTATGCTGAAGCAGTTGGTTTAACCCAATCAGCAGCAGTACCTGCTTAATTTAATTAAGCAAGTTACCAAGTAGGAGAATAACCATGACTCATATTTATAGTTATTCTCCGCATTCCCCAAATTTCCGACCACAAATAACAAGGAATTAAAAAAATGGCAGTTGAAAAAACCAATTCTTCCTCCAGCTTGGCAGAAGTTATTGATAGAATCCTTGACAAAGGTATCGTAATTGACGCTTGGGTTCGTGTTTCCTTGGTTGGTATCGAATTACTAGCAATTGAAGCTCGGATCGTTATCGCTTCCGTTGAAACCTACTTGAAGTATGCTGAAGCAGTTGGTTTAACCCAATCAGCAGCAGTACCTGCTTAATCTAAGCAAGTTACCAAGTAGGAGAATAACCGTGACTCATATTTATAGTTATTCTCCGCATTTCCCAAATTTCCGACAACAAATAACAAGGAATTAAAAAAATGGCAGTTGAAAAAACCAATTCTTCCTCCAGCTTGGCAGAAGTTATTGATAGAATCCTTGACAAAGGTATCGTAATTGACGCTTGGGTTCGTGTTTCCTTAGTTGGTATCGAATTACTAGCAATTGAAGCTCGGATCGTTATCGCTTCCGTTGAAACCTACTTGAAGTATGCTGAAGCAGTTGGTTTAACCCAATCAGCAGCAGTACCTGCTTAATCTAAGCAAGCTCCATAATATCAGGATTAATTAATCCTGATATTGGTTCTGCTTTTTTTAATTATCTAGATATTTGGAAATCAACGCTTCTCAAAGGATATTACAAAAAAGTACGAATCCTTATAATGTAGTACCTGGAGAAGCAATTTCTGGTAGGTCTGGGCTAATTTACTATTTTTTGGAGAACTTCATGATTTCTTTAATGGCAAAAATCCGGCAAGAACATCAGTCAATAGCAGAGAAAGTGGCTGAACTATCTCTTGAGACCAGAGAATTCTTGTCCGTCACGACAGCGAAAAGACAAGAGCAAGCTGAAAAACAAGCTCAAGAACTGCAAGCATTCTACAAGGATCTTCAGGAAACAAGTCAGCAGTTTTTATCAGAAACAGCCCAAGCCAGAATTGCTCAAGCTGAAAAACAAGCGCAAGAACTGTTAGCATTCCACAAAGAACTTCAAGAAACAAGTCAGCAGTTTTTATCAGAAACAGCCCAAGCCAGAATTGCTCAAGCTGAAAAACAAGCGCAAGAACTGTTAGCATTTTATCAAGAAGTTCGGGAAACAAGTCAGCAGTTTTTATCTGCAACAGCCCAAGCAAGAATTGCTCAAGCTGAAAAACAAGCTCAAGAACTGTTAGCATTCCACAAAGAACTTCAAGAAACAAGTCAGCAGTTTTTATCAGCAACAGCCGACGCAAGAACTGCTCAAGCTAAGGAACAGAAGGAATCTCTCCTGAAATTCCGTCAGGATTTGTTTGTGAGTATCTTTGGTTAATAAATACTCTCATTACCTGTAGTCCATTTGTTGGACAATGGGGCTACATAATAAAACCCCCTGATATTCCAGTTGCAAGACTGGTAAGACAAGGGGGCGATTAATAAAATTCAACAACAATTAGTCTTGGCGTGAAGCTTCGGCTGTCTATATTTATACTCCGTATTCGTTAACATAGAAAATCTGTCTAGCATTAACGTTGATACTCTTATTAAACTAGGCTTCGTGCTTCATATACAAACCCAAGTTTGGCAATAATATCCGCACAAACATAAACTTTTTTACCATCTTCAACTCATGACTACTACCAAGGTTAATCATAAAAGAGCCGTTCTTCGTCTTCGTCCAGGGCAGTTTGTCGTCACACCTGCTATTGAGCGAGTCGCAATTCGGGCGCTACGTTATCTCAAATCGGGGTTTCCTGTTCACTTACGCGGACCAGCCGGCACAGGGAAAACAACCCTAGCCATGCACTTAGCTAACTGTCTGGACAGACCAGTCATGTTACTGTTTGGAGATGACCAGTTTAAGAGTTCGGACTTGATTGGTAGTGAATCTGGTTACACTCACAAAAAGGTACTAGACAACTATATCCATAGTGTTGTTAAACTCGAGGACGAATTTAAGCAAAATTGGGTTGATTCCCGATTAACCTTAGCTTGTCGTGAAGGTTTCACCTTAGTTTATGATGAATTTAACCGTTCACGACCTGAAGTTAATAACGTCTTGCTGTCAGCATTAGAAGAAAAAATTCTCAGTCTTCCTCCTAGCAGCAATCAGCCAGAATACTTGAGTGTTAATCCTCAATTTCGGGTGATTTTTACATCGAATCCAGAAGAGTATGCGGGAGTTCACTCAACCCAAGATGCTTTGATGGATAGATTGGTAACTATTAGTATGCCAGAACCAGATGAAATCACTCAAACAGAGATATTAATTCAGAAAACAAATATAGATCGAGAATCTGCTAACTTCATCGTGCGGTTAGTTAAGTCATTTCGTCTAGCTACCGGCGCGGAGAAAACTTCCGGCTTACGGTCTTGTTTAATGATTGCTAAGGTCTGTGCTGATAATAATATTCCGGTGACAACAGAAAGTTTAGATTTTCCAGATATTGCTATAGATATTCTGTTCAACCGCTCTCATTTATCTATGAGCGAATCCACAAACATTTTCTTGGAGTTACTAGAGAAATTCTCAGCCGAAGAACTGGAAATATTAAATAATAGAGTCACAGGAGACAATGATTTTCTGATTGACAATTCCCAATTTGTATCCCAACAATTAGTTGGTCAACCAAATTAGGTTAGAAAGTAGAAGCCTCTCACCTACCCGACCGGGAGGTGATGCGATCAATGCGGGCGAGTCACTACTTGAGCGACTAGCGAAGTTGAACATCGCTCAATCAACAGTGTTAGTCGCTGCGGAATGAACACTTTCTTGGTCAGTTTTTCTGCCGAATATTTGATATAATATTAAGCAGATAGGTGTAACTCAATAAATGTTGAGAAGCAACCTATCGAAAAGGTTAAAACCTCAACTCTGCTCGGCTTTAAGCCTGGGCAAAGCCTAAGGGTTAAAAATTATTTCCAAAAGTCCAAGACTAGTGGTCTGTCAGATTTATTTCGACGGGTTTTTGGTAGTGCGGGCATCTTGCCCGCGTGAGCGAGACGCTCACACTACAGTCCGTCATTTTTATCTTGACAAACTACTAGTAAAGTATGGCGTAAATAAAACAACCATTCTCAATCGCCAAAAAGCTTACGCCATATTACTTTTGACTTTTGACTTTTGACTTTCGCCTTGCGGTACTAGTGGTCTGTCAAATTTCTATTTGTTGATGAGGTTTATAGTTTATAGGCTCTCTATTTTCCCTCAAAATCACAATTTTTAGCCTGACAGACCACTAGCGCAAATGCAAAAAAAAGTTAATTTTTGCCAACTAATAATCAATGCTTTATTTTCTTTAGAGCAGGAATTTTTAGTCTTTAAAGTCAGATAGATATGAGTCCTATACCATTCAGGAGTTGAATTATTTGTGACTTCTACCCCAATACTACCAACACGTCCTCAGACTAACTCAAGTCGAACTATTAACACATCTACCCAAGGTTCGACTTTAGCGGACATTCTCGAAAGGGTTTTAGATAAGGGCATTGTGATTGCTGGCGATATTTCTATATCTATCGCATCCACCGAACTTGTACATATTCGGATTCGCTTGTTAATTTCCTCTGTGGATAAAGCCAAGGAAATGGGCATCAATTGGTGGGAAAGCGATCCTTATCTCAGCACTAAGGCTCAACGTTTGGTTGAAGAAAATCAACAACTTCAGCATCGTCTAGAGAGTCTAGAGGCAAAGCTAAATTCACTGACATCTTCTAGTGTGAAAGAGGAAATCCCCTTAGCAGCAGATGTTAAAGATGATTTGTATCAAACCAGTGCAAAAATTCCATCACCTGTAGATACACCAATTGAAGTTCTAGATTTTCAGGCTCAACCCAGTGGGGGAACTCCACCATATTTAAATACATCAATGGAAATTCTCGATTTCCAGGCTCAAACCAGTGCAGAAAGTTCATCACCTGTGGTTTCAACCGTGGAAATTCTCGATTTCCAGGCTCAAACCAGTGCAGAAAGTTCATCACCTGTGGTTTCAACCGTGGAAATTCTCGATTTTCAGGCTCAAACCAGTGCAGAAAGTTCATCACCTGTGGTTTCAACCGTGGAAATTCTCGATTTTCAGGCTCAAACCAGTGCAGAAAGTTCATCACCAGTAGATCCAGCGATTGATGTCTAACTTGAACTGTTATCTACATTCAATTGATAAAAACTGAAACTCTTGAAAATTTGATGGTCAAATTGCATCAGAGACGTTTAAAACTTTAGGTTGCATCATAAAAATGGTTTGCACTCCCGCTGAAAACTTAAATAATTCACTGACCATTGCTTCTAAACCCAAGAATGAAGCGGGTTTAGCTCCTTTACTTTTGACTGTATTGGAATTGGTGCGTCAGTTGATGGAAGCTCAAGTAATTCGGCGCATGGAAGAGGATTTACTGAGTGAACCTGACTTAGAACGGGCAGCAGACAGTCTGCAAAAGTTAGAAGAACAAATCTTACATTTGTGTGAGATGTTTGAGGTTGACCCGGCGGATTTGAATATAAATTTGGGGGAGATTGGGACTCTTTTACCATCTTCCGGTTCTTATTATCCAGGTCAACCCAGTAGTCGTCCTTCTGTATTAGAGCTATTAGATAGACTTTTAAATACTGGAATTGTTGTAGATGGTGAGATAGATTTAGGTATCGCTCAAATCGATCTTATTCACGCTAAATTACGTTTAGTTTTGACATCAAAACCAATGTAATCCCAATTTATCAATCATAAATTTAGGTTTAATTTATTCACAGCTTATGAGTATTCCTCTTTATTTGTACGGCATTTTTCCAAATAAAATTCCTGAAACTCTTGTTCTTGAAGGATTGGATAAGCAATCTGTTCATAGTCAAGTGGTTGATGAGTTTTGTTTCTTATATTCAGAGGCTCGTCAAGAAAAATATTTGGCTTCTCGCCGTAATTTGTTAACTCATGAAAAAGTTTTAGAACAAACAATGCATGAGGGTTTTCGTGTTCTTCTCCCCCTGCGGTTTGGATTAGTGGTTAAAGATTGGGAAACCATCTTGAGTCAATTGATTAATCCCCATAAAGATCAATTGAATCAATTGTTTCAAAAATTGGCAGGCAAAAGAGAGGTAAGCATTAAAATTTTCTGGGATGCTAAAGCGGAATTACAAACCATGATGGAGTCTCATCAGGATTTGAAGCAGCAGCGCGACAACATGGAAGGCAAAAAGTTGAGTATGGAGGAAGTCATCCAAATTGGACAATTAATTGAAAGTAATCTCCTAGCCCGCAAACAAGCTGTAATTGAAGTTTTCTCTCAGGAGCTAAATCCTTTCGCTCAGGAGATTGTAGTCAGTGACACCATGACGGAAGAAATGATTTACAATGCAGCCTTTTTGATTCCTTGGGAAAGTGAATCTGAATTTAGTGAACGTGTTGAACTGATTGATCAGAAATTTGGCGATCGCTTACGTATTCGCTACAACAATTTTACTGCTCCCTATACATTTGCCCAGCTTGATTCATAGGAGTTATTACGATGCTGACGAAACTGTTACTACTGCCCATCATGGGTCCTCTGAATGGAGTTGTCTGGATTGCAGAGCAAATCCAAGAGCGGACTAACACTGAATTTGATGCCCAAGAAAATTTGCATAAACAATTATTAAGCTTGCAACTTTCCTTTGATATTGGCGAAATTGGTGAGGAAGAATTCGAGATTCAAGAAGAAGAGATTCTTTTAAAAATTCAAGCCTTAGAAGAGGAAGCACGCTTGGAACTAGAAGCTGAACAAGAGGAAGCACGCTTAGAATTAGAAGCTGAACAGGAAGACTTTGAATATCCACCTCAGTTCACAGCAGAAGTTAATAAAGATCAACATCTCGTCTTGTTACCTTAGTATTGATGGGCGCAAGTAAGCCACCTCTTTTTATATTCAAAACCCTTAGAAAACGGTAATTGCGAATTATCCTATAGGAATCCTATTTGATTGTTGAAAAATTGAGAAAGTCCAAGCCTTTCCTGATCGGTGTTACAATCTAAGTATATTGAGTAAAATTCAAATAGGATGGTTATGTAACTAGTAGTTTGTCAATATAAAAATGATGGACTGTAGTGTGAGCGTCTCGCTCACGCGGGCAAGATGCCCGCACTACCAAAAACTGTAGCGTCTCGCTCACGCGGGCAAGATGCCCACACTACCAAAAACTGTAGCGTCTCGCTCACGCGGGCAAGATGCCCGCACTACCAAAAACTGTAGCGTCTCGCTCACGCGGGCAAGATGCCCACACTACCAAAAACTGTAGCGTCTCGCTCACGCGGGCAAGATGCCCACACTACCAAAAACTGTAGCGTCTCGCTCACGCGGGCAAGATGCCCACACTACCAAAAACTGTAGCGTCTCGCTCACGCGGGCAAGATGCCCACACTACCAAAAACTGTAGCGTCTCGCTCACGCGGGCAAGATGCCCGCACTACCAAAAACTGTAGCGTCTCGCTCACGCGGGCAAGATGCCCGCACTACCAAAAACTGTAGCGTCTCGCTCACGCGGGCAAGATGCCCGCACTACCAAAAACTGTAGCGTCTCGCTCACGCGGGCAAGATGCCCGCACTACCAAAAACTGTAGCGTCTCGCTCACGCGGGCAAGATGCCCACACTACCAAAAACTGTAGCGTCTCGCTCACGCGGGCAAGATGCCCACACTACCAAAAAACCGTCAAAATAAATTTAACAGACTACTAGTACAGAATGGCGTTAGTCAACCAACGGCTCGACTGAGATTTAGGTGTGAGAGCAGTCGAACGTCCATTAAAAATACCTGAAAAGCCTGTCTCGGCTAGTTTTTAGCGATTAAGAATGGTTGGTTTATTTACGCCGTGCTGTACTAGTACAATGTTTAGATGAAGTTTAAGTTGATCATAAAAAACCCGCTTTCGCGGGTCAAATGTGGAAAAGGTGTTCATATTTTGCCAAATTTATCAAGATTTAAGATCTTAATATTCAACCTCAAAAGTTTGGTAATTATTCGACTCAACAAAAATATTTGAACGCACTATATTTTGAGCAGTATTTGAGTGAGGTTGACGCAATTTATGAATCGTTTTTTCTGTCGCTTCTATCTGTTGATTGAGGACATCTAAGCGTTGTTGAAGTAAACCCATTCGTTCTTTAATAGAATACATATCTCGCTGAATACGTTGTTTCTCTGTCACCATTTTATAAAGATCCAATTGACTTGATGCATCAGACTTAGGCCGAGGCATTGTGCTAATTTTAGCTCTGATAATACTGCGATTACTAATTGTTTTCATGAAAAATACCTGAATATTTTTTATCATTATAACCAAGTTTTTGTAATTGTAAATCCCCAAATTATCTGGAAAAAAATTTATCCCTTGTTTTAATGAATATGAACTTTAGGTACTTCGTAACAGCAAATATTTTTATCTAGGTGAAATATATGGAATTAGAAAATCTCTACACTTATGCTTTTTTGGAAATACCTAGCTCTCCCTTGATTTTGCCACAGGGTGCTGCTAATCAAGTAGTGCTAATTAATGGTACTGAACTTGCGGCTATTGTCGAGCCGGGGATATTTTTAGAATCATTCCAAAATAATGATGAAAAAATTATCCAAATGGCTTTATATCATGATCGAGTAATTTGTGAACTTTTTCAACAGATTACAGTTTTACCCTTGCGGTTTGGAACTTATTTTACTTCTACAAATAATCTGCTAAACCATTTAAAATCCCATAAAAAAGAATATCAGAATAAGCTAGACAAGATCAATGGTAAAAACGAATTTACTTTAAAATTGATCCCACGAATGATAGAAGAAATACTACCATCTGAAGGGGGAGGTAAGGATTATTTCTTAGCTAAAAAGCAACGCTATCAAAACCAAAACAACTTTAGTATTGCTCAAGCAGCAGAAAAACAAAATCTTATTGATTTAATCACCAAAGTTAATCAATTACCCGTTGTTGTTCAAGAACAAGAGGAACAAGTACAGATTTACCTCTTAGTTAGTTGTCAAGATAAGACCTTACTTTTAGAACAGTTTTTAACCTGGCAGAAAGCTTGTCCAAGGTGGGATCTACTTTTAGGAGATTGTCTTCCTCCTTACCACTTTATTTAATGATTATTTATTAAGTAAGTCGGCGCAAAGAAACCAAACTATGTGAAGATAAGCAAATACGGAAAATAAATCTACTGAGGTGATTAAAATATGGGCGGCCGTTTAAGGGTATTTTTAACTCGTGAGCAAGATAAAACCCTATTTGAACCTAAGAACAAGGGATTTGCCGCAAAAAGTCAAAGATAGAGCCGAGGTAATTAGGTTAAATTCACATGGTTGGGATGTAGAAAAAATAGCTGCTCATTTATATCTTCTTTCTGCCCAAATATTGCTCTGAAATGAATCCAATTGAATTGGAATGGCAGCATCTCAAAAATTTTCCGCCGACCTACTTAGTCCTTTCGTTAATTTTCTAACTTTATTATGAAACAGTACGACTCACTTAATTTGGTCATGTTTAGCGGCAAAGGTGGAGTTGGCAAAACTACCACTTCTTGCAGTTTTGCTCGTTATTGGGCAAAACAGTTCCCAGAAGAAACAATTTTGTTACTTTCTACAGATCCGGCACATTCTTTAGGAGATGTATTACTGGCAGAAGTGAAAGATTATGCTTCACCATTAACCGATTTGCCTAATTTGAGTGTTCAGGCTTTAGATGCTGAAAAACTGCTATTAGAATTTAAGGCCAAATATAGCGAATTTTTAGAACTACTGGTTGAGCGGGGAAGTCTAGCAGACGGACAAGATTTAGCCCCAGTTTGGGATTTGAACTGGCCTGGTTTAAATGAATTAATGGGGTTACTAGAAATCGAACGTCTACTGTCTGAAAAAAAAGTAGATCGCATAGTACTTGATATGGCTCCTTCTGGTCATACCTTAAACCTATTGCGATTGAAAGATTTCTTAGATGTGAGTTTAAATTCATTAGAGTTATTCCAAAAAAAGCATCAGGTGATCACAGAAACTTTGACCAGAAAAAACTATACTCTTGATGAAGTTGATGACTTTTTGGCTGATCTAAAATTTCAATTAGCCGAAGGGAGACAACTGCTACAGGATAATCAATTTACAGGTTGTATAGTTGTCGCCATTTCCGAACCTATGTGTTTTGCCGAAACCGAGCGATTCATAGAAAGTTTAAAAAACCTAGATGTTCCCTATGCGGGAATAATAATCAATCGAATTTTGGCAAATTCAGATACAGAGCTAGACCGCTATGCAGAACAGCAAAACTTCATCAACAAATTCCTCAAAATTTCCCAAGATAAACCCGTTTTCATAGTACCACAACAGCAATTCCCACCATTAGGCGGGTTAGCATTAGATAATCTAGCAGGACAAATTCAAAATATTGATCAAGTGGAACTTGCTTCTCCACCACCAATTCAATGGCCGACTAAAATTCTACCTAGCTTTACTGATTTTGTAGCGGAAGGCTGTCAATTGATTGTTGTCGGTGGCAAAGGAGGAGTTGGTAAAACCACAGTGTCAGCAGCCATGGCCTGGGCTTTTGCTAATCGTTATCCTGATAAAAACATTCGCGTAATTTCCATAGATCCTGCTCATTCCTTGGGAGATGCTTTTGGTGAAAAATTAGGCCATGAACCAAAATTATTAGCTCCCAATTTAAGTGGACAGGAAATTAATGCTGAGAAAATATTAGATC
The window above is part of the Dolichospermum sp. DET69 genome. Proteins encoded here:
- the gvpA gene encoding gas vesicle structural protein GvpA — its product is MAVEKTNSSSSLAEVIDRILDKGIVIDAWVRVSLVGIELLAIEARIVIASVETYLKYAEAVGLTQSAAVPA
- the gvpA gene encoding gas vesicle structural protein GvpA, with product MAVEKTNSSSSLAEVIDRILDKGIVIDAWVRVSLVGIELLAIEARIVIASVETYLKYAEAVGLTQSAAVPA
- the gvpA gene encoding gas vesicle structural protein GvpA produces the protein MAVEKTNSSSSLAEVIDRILDKGIVIDAWVRVSLVGIELLAIEARIVIASVETYLKYAEAVGLTQSAAVPA
- the gvpC gene encoding gas vesicle protein GvpC, giving the protein MISLMAKIRQEHQSIAEKVAELSLETREFLSVTTAKRQEQAEKQAQELQAFYKDLQETSQQFLSETAQARIAQAEKQAQELLAFHKELQETSQQFLSETAQARIAQAEKQAQELLAFYQEVRETSQQFLSATAQARIAQAEKQAQELLAFHKELQETSQQFLSATADARTAQAKEQKESLLKFRQDLFVSIFG
- the gvpN gene encoding gas vesicle protein GvpN, whose protein sequence is MTTTKVNHKRAVLRLRPGQFVVTPAIERVAIRALRYLKSGFPVHLRGPAGTGKTTLAMHLANCLDRPVMLLFGDDQFKSSDLIGSESGYTHKKVLDNYIHSVVKLEDEFKQNWVDSRLTLACREGFTLVYDEFNRSRPEVNNVLLSALEEKILSLPPSSNQPEYLSVNPQFRVIFTSNPEEYAGVHSTQDALMDRLVTISMPEPDEITQTEILIQKTNIDRESANFIVRLVKSFRLATGAEKTSGLRSCLMIAKVCADNNIPVTTESLDFPDIAIDILFNRSHLSMSESTNIFLELLEKFSAEELEILNNRVTGDNDFLIDNSQFVSQQLVGQPN
- a CDS encoding gas vesicle protein K; this encodes MVCTPAENLNNSLTIASKPKNEAGLAPLLLTVLELVRQLMEAQVIRRMEEDLLSEPDLERAADSLQKLEEQILHLCEMFEVDPADLNINLGEIGTLLPSSGSYYPGQPSSRPSVLELLDRLLNTGIVVDGEIDLGIAQIDLIHAKLRLVLTSKPM
- a CDS encoding GvpL/GvpF family gas vesicle protein; this encodes MSIPLYLYGIFPNKIPETLVLEGLDKQSVHSQVVDEFCFLYSEARQEKYLASRRNLLTHEKVLEQTMHEGFRVLLPLRFGLVVKDWETILSQLINPHKDQLNQLFQKLAGKREVSIKIFWDAKAELQTMMESHQDLKQQRDNMEGKKLSMEEVIQIGQLIESNLLARKQAVIEVFSQELNPFAQEIVVSDTMTEEMIYNAAFLIPWESESEFSERVELIDQKFGDRLRIRYNNFTAPYTFAQLDS
- a CDS encoding gas vesicle protein GvpG, producing MLTKLLLLPIMGPLNGVVWIAEQIQERTNTEFDAQENLHKQLLSLQLSFDIGEIGEEEFEIQEEEILLKIQALEEEARLELEAEQEEARLELEAEQEDFEYPPQFTAEVNKDQHLVLLP
- a CDS encoding gas vesicle protein, which codes for MIKNIQVFFMKTISNRSIIRAKISTMPRPKSDASSQLDLYKMVTEKQRIQRDMYSIKERMGLLQQRLDVLNQQIEATEKTIHKLRQPHSNTAQNIVRSNIFVESNNYQTFEVEY
- a CDS encoding GvpL/GvpF family gas vesicle protein, with the protein product MELENLYTYAFLEIPSSPLILPQGAANQVVLINGTELAAIVEPGIFLESFQNNDEKIIQMALYHDRVICELFQQITVLPLRFGTYFTSTNNLLNHLKSHKKEYQNKLDKINGKNEFTLKLIPRMIEEILPSEGGGKDYFLAKKQRYQNQNNFSIAQAAEKQNLIDLITKVNQLPVVVQEQEEQVQIYLLVSCQDKTLLLEQFLTWQKACPRWDLLLGDCLPPYHFI
- a CDS encoding ArsA family ATPase, which produces MKQYDSLNLVMFSGKGGVGKTTTSCSFARYWAKQFPEETILLLSTDPAHSLGDVLLAEVKDYASPLTDLPNLSVQALDAEKLLLEFKAKYSEFLELLVERGSLADGQDLAPVWDLNWPGLNELMGLLEIERLLSEKKVDRIVLDMAPSGHTLNLLRLKDFLDVSLNSLELFQKKHQVITETLTRKNYTLDEVDDFLADLKFQLAEGRQLLQDNQFTGCIVVAISEPMCFAETERFIESLKNLDVPYAGIIINRILANSDTELDRYAEQQNFINKFLKISQDKPVFIVPQQQFPPLGGLALDNLAGQIQNIDQVELASPPPIQWPTKILPSFTDFVAEGCQLIVVGGKGGVGKTTVSAAMAWAFANRYPDKNIRVISIDPAHSLGDAFGEKLGHEPKLLAPNLSGQEINAEKILDQFRADYLWELADMISGEGTETEKTINIAYLPEAWRQIMSQALPGIDEMLSLITIMDLLDSNQQDLIILDTAPTGHLLQFLEMPTALGDWLSWIFKLWMKYQNVLGRVDFIGRLRNLRQQVVKAQKKLKNPKHTQFVGVIQGEAAIIAEHIRLTESLKTIGIQQRYVVQNRYTQDVEIESSLFSQQTIIRLPKLPRSVEPMARIQGAANLLF